In Bradyrhizobium erythrophlei, a single genomic region encodes these proteins:
- a CDS encoding formylglycine-generating enzyme family protein — MVWIPGGIFRMGSDHHYSEEAPAHRVSVDGFWIDLTPVTNRQFKQFVKATGHKTYAEIPPDPKDYPGALPHMLYAGSLVFIAPRSTLDLRDWSQWWTFTKGADWRHPYGPKSNINTSENHPVVHISYSDALAYARWAGKDLPTEAEWEFAARGGLDGAEFAWGDELTPGGVHMANTWQGDFPLHNDNGDGYERTSPVTSFPPHGYGVFDMIGNVWEWTSDWYTPKHEADAPKVCCIPENPRGGREDGSYDPCQPNIRIPRKVLKGGSHLCAPNYCRRYRPAARHAEPIDTSTSHVGFRCVKRTRAAG, encoded by the coding sequence ATGGTCTGGATTCCAGGCGGCATATTCCGCATGGGATCGGACCATCATTATTCTGAGGAGGCGCCGGCGCATCGGGTGTCTGTCGACGGCTTCTGGATTGACCTGACGCCTGTGACCAACCGGCAGTTCAAGCAGTTCGTGAAAGCGACCGGTCACAAGACCTACGCCGAGATACCACCCGATCCGAAAGATTATCCCGGCGCGCTGCCGCATATGCTTTATGCCGGGTCGCTCGTCTTCATCGCCCCGCGATCAACCTTAGACCTTCGCGACTGGAGCCAATGGTGGACCTTCACGAAAGGCGCCGACTGGCGGCATCCCTACGGTCCGAAGAGCAATATCAACACCTCGGAAAACCATCCGGTCGTGCACATCTCCTATTCCGACGCGCTGGCATACGCTAGATGGGCGGGCAAGGACCTGCCGACCGAAGCCGAGTGGGAGTTCGCCGCGCGCGGCGGGCTTGATGGTGCCGAGTTCGCCTGGGGCGACGAGTTGACGCCGGGTGGCGTGCACATGGCCAACACCTGGCAGGGCGATTTTCCATTGCATAACGACAACGGCGACGGCTACGAGCGGACTTCGCCTGTAACGTCGTTTCCGCCCCACGGGTATGGCGTTTTCGACATGATCGGCAATGTCTGGGAATGGACGTCCGATTGGTACACGCCGAAGCATGAAGCCGATGCGCCGAAGGTGTGCTGCATTCCCGAAAATCCGCGCGGCGGCCGCGAAGACGGCAGTTACGACCCCTGCCAGCCGAACATCAGGATTCCGCGCAAGGTGCTGAAGGGCGGGTCGCATCTGTGCGCGCCGAACTATTGCCGCCGCTACCGCCCTGCGGCGCGCCACGCAGAGCCAATCGATACATCGACCAGCCATGTCGGATTTCGCTGCGTGAAGAGGACCAGAGCCGCCGGATAG
- a CDS encoding SphA family protein: protein MTVFALAEKNSKIRRQIGCAAAIIAGLACADVARADEGGVSFWLPGQYASFAATPQVPGWALGVVYYHTNVEAFGSVAASKEITIGRIPANLNVNLNLSLAGQGDLVVLAPNYTFAQPVLGGQLSVGVSSWFGQNAASISGMLTASVGSVFAQRTGMISDSLTSYGDIVPTATLRWHQGVNNFMAYVTGDIPVGDYDPMRLANLGIGHGAIDSGGSYTYLNPATGNELSATAGFTYNFKNPDTQYRSGIDFHLDWGASHFLSKQLYVGIAGYAYQQVTDDSGQNPILGGFRSRVLGVGPQIGYLFPVGGMQGLLSFRAYGEFDSANRPQGWNTWLTFAISPEAPTAASPAQRLITK from the coding sequence ATGACAGTCTTTGCGTTAGCGGAGAAGAACTCAAAAATTCGACGACAGATCGGCTGCGCGGCAGCGATCATCGCTGGTCTTGCTTGTGCCGACGTCGCACGCGCCGACGAAGGCGGCGTTTCATTCTGGCTTCCGGGCCAGTATGCCAGCTTCGCCGCCACTCCACAGGTCCCGGGGTGGGCGCTCGGCGTGGTTTACTACCACACCAACGTCGAAGCGTTCGGGAGTGTGGCTGCGTCAAAGGAGATCACCATCGGCAGAATTCCCGCAAACCTGAACGTCAACTTGAATCTGAGTCTGGCCGGCCAAGGCGATCTTGTCGTTCTCGCGCCGAACTATACATTCGCCCAACCGGTACTTGGCGGGCAATTGTCCGTGGGCGTGTCGAGCTGGTTCGGCCAAAACGCCGCCAGTATATCCGGAATGCTAACGGCGTCCGTCGGATCGGTATTTGCTCAGCGCACCGGAATGATTTCGGATTCTCTGACTTCCTATGGAGACATCGTGCCGACAGCGACGCTGCGCTGGCACCAGGGTGTCAACAACTTCATGGCCTACGTGACCGGCGATATTCCAGTCGGCGACTACGACCCGATGCGGCTCGCTAATCTAGGCATCGGCCATGGCGCGATCGACTCGGGAGGTTCCTACACCTATCTCAATCCGGCAACGGGCAACGAATTATCGGCCACTGCCGGCTTCACCTACAACTTCAAGAATCCCGATACGCAATATCGCAGCGGCATCGACTTTCACCTCGACTGGGGCGCATCGCATTTCCTATCGAAGCAGCTTTACGTCGGCATCGCGGGATACGCCTATCAGCAGGTCACGGACGATTCCGGTCAAAACCCCATTCTGGGCGGCTTCAGGTCGCGCGTTCTTGGTGTCGGACCGCAGATTGGATATCTCTTTCCAGTCGGCGGTATGCAGGGCCTCTTGAGCTTCAGGGCCTATGGCGAGTTCGATTCAGCAAATCGTCCGCAAGGTTGGAATACCTGGCTGACATTTGCGATTTCGCCCGAAGCGCCGACAGCGGCTTCGCCGGCCCAGCGCCTGATAACGAAATAG
- a CDS encoding HupE/UreJ family protein yields the protein MQWRRLRVALAGLLAALMVPMQPAHAHEVRPAYLQIDEVGPGRYQLLWRTPMLAGMRLPVVLRLPDEIHNVVAPVAQELSDSLVERQVIDVGAQGLAGKRIEFVGLQATVTDVLVRVQMLDGTHSTTLVRPSQPWVDIATSLGPLAVAGAYLSHGIEHILFGFDHLLFVLGLILIVRNTRMLLWTVTGFTLAHSITLSLATLGVIHVPGPPVEACIALSILLLASEILRRQRGEPSLTASWPWAVAFTFGLLHGLGFASALIDIGLPQGDVPIALLAFNIGVEVGQLAFFAAVLGVMQLARQFRIPDIVERRLRTVTAYGVGVVAAFWFVERLTAFWA from the coding sequence CGTTGGCCGGTCTGCTGGCGGCGTTGATGGTGCCGATGCAGCCCGCGCACGCTCACGAGGTCCGGCCGGCCTATCTGCAGATCGATGAAGTCGGGCCCGGCCGCTACCAACTGCTTTGGCGAACGCCGATGCTTGCCGGCATGCGCTTGCCGGTTGTGCTGCGCCTCCCGGACGAGATTCACAATGTCGTCGCGCCTGTCGCGCAAGAGCTCTCAGATTCCCTTGTCGAACGCCAGGTCATTGACGTGGGCGCCCAGGGACTGGCGGGGAAGCGCATTGAGTTCGTGGGGCTTCAGGCGACGGTCACGGATGTTCTGGTGCGCGTGCAGATGCTGGATGGCACGCATTCGACCACCCTGGTGCGGCCGTCGCAGCCGTGGGTCGACATCGCGACGTCGCTCGGGCCTCTCGCGGTCGCCGGCGCCTATCTGTCGCACGGCATTGAGCACATCCTGTTCGGCTTCGACCATCTTCTGTTCGTGCTCGGGCTTATTCTCATCGTGCGCAACACGCGGATGCTGTTGTGGACGGTGACGGGCTTCACCCTCGCACATTCGATCACGCTCTCGCTTGCGACCTTGGGCGTTATCCACGTGCCGGGACCGCCGGTCGAGGCGTGTATTGCTCTCAGCATTCTGCTTCTGGCGAGCGAGATCCTGCGGCGGCAGCGAGGGGAACCCAGCCTGACCGCCTCCTGGCCATGGGCGGTCGCTTTTACATTCGGGCTTCTGCACGGCCTCGGCTTCGCCAGCGCATTGATCGATATCGGCCTTCCACAAGGCGACGTTCCGATAGCGCTGCTCGCCTTCAACATCGGCGTCGAGGTGGGACAGCTTGCTTTCTTCGCCGCCGTTCTCGGCGTGATGCAGTTGGCCAGGCAATTTCGTATCCCCGATATCGTCGAACGTCGGCTGCGGACCGTCACGGCCTATGGGGTCGGCGTCGTGGCAGCGTTCTGGTTCGTTGAACGACTGACAGCATTTTGGGCATGA
- a CDS encoding arylsulfatase, which translates to MSDDTQGRDRHQASSHETDDSVLSRRNILLGSSALVAATTLTSGALAQAQKAAPAVAATSLSGRKPNILVIFGDDIGQSNISSYTFGLMGYKTPNIDRIAREGMMFTDYYADQSCTAGRSSFITGQATLRTGLSKVGIPGATIGIQPRDATLAELLKLLGYATGQFGKNHLGDRNEFLPTVHGFDEFFGNLYHLNAEEEPEQRTYPRDPAFRAKFGPRGVLRCKASDRDDATVDPRFGRVGKQTVEDTGPLTRKRMETIDDETSAAAIDYMQRQARANQPFFCWFNSTRMHFRTHVREEHRSPAGLAAKTEYADGMVEHDGHIGLLLKTLDDLGIANDTIVIYTTDNGPHENSWPDGGTSPFRSEKTTNWEGGYRVPCMIRWPGKIAPGSVSNDIVSSLDWVPTLMAAAGEPDIKNKLLAGYGAAGRTFKVHLDGYNQLPHLTGQQERGARKEFIYFNDDGDLVSLRYENWKFVFEEQRAPGTLLVWAEPFTKLRLPKLFDLRADPYERADITSNTYYDWLLSQGYVIVAAQAVVGQFLASFKDYPPSQRAQSFTIDQIVEKMQRSLEAAH; encoded by the coding sequence ATGTCCGACGACACTCAAGGCCGAGACCGACACCAAGCGTCATCGCACGAGACTGACGACAGCGTGCTCAGCCGCCGGAATATCCTCTTGGGTTCATCGGCACTGGTGGCAGCGACGACGTTGACATCAGGCGCGCTGGCGCAGGCTCAGAAGGCTGCTCCAGCGGTGGCGGCGACCTCGTTATCGGGGCGCAAGCCGAACATCCTGGTCATCTTCGGCGATGATATCGGCCAGTCAAACATCAGCTCCTATACGTTCGGACTCATGGGTTACAAAACGCCGAACATCGACCGCATTGCTCGCGAAGGCATGATGTTTACCGACTACTACGCCGACCAGAGTTGTACAGCCGGCCGATCGTCCTTCATCACGGGACAGGCGACGCTGCGCACGGGTCTTTCGAAAGTCGGTATTCCCGGCGCGACAATCGGCATACAGCCACGTGACGCCACCCTCGCGGAATTACTCAAGCTCCTCGGATATGCGACTGGCCAGTTCGGTAAGAACCATCTCGGCGACCGCAATGAGTTTTTGCCCACCGTCCACGGCTTCGATGAGTTTTTCGGCAATCTCTATCACCTCAATGCGGAGGAGGAGCCGGAGCAGCGGACCTATCCGCGCGATCCGGCATTCCGCGCAAAATTCGGTCCCCGCGGCGTCTTGCGCTGTAAAGCTTCCGACCGCGATGACGCGACCGTCGACCCTCGCTTTGGCAGGGTCGGCAAGCAGACTGTCGAGGATACCGGCCCGCTGACGCGCAAGCGCATGGAGACGATTGACGACGAGACCTCCGCCGCGGCGATCGACTATATGCAGCGCCAAGCCCGTGCAAACCAGCCCTTTTTCTGCTGGTTCAACTCGACGCGCATGCATTTTCGGACGCACGTGCGCGAAGAGCACCGCAGTCCGGCAGGGTTGGCCGCAAAGACGGAATATGCGGACGGCATGGTCGAGCACGACGGCCATATCGGATTGTTGCTCAAGACGCTTGACGATCTGGGTATCGCGAATGACACCATCGTCATCTATACAACGGACAACGGTCCGCACGAGAACTCCTGGCCGGACGGCGGCACATCGCCATTCCGTAGCGAGAAGACCACCAATTGGGAGGGCGGTTACCGCGTCCCCTGTATGATCCGATGGCCGGGAAAGATCGCGCCCGGGTCGGTTTCAAACGACATCGTCAGCTCGCTTGACTGGGTCCCGACGTTAATGGCCGCAGCGGGCGAGCCCGATATTAAGAACAAGTTGCTGGCCGGATATGGCGCCGCGGGCAGGACCTTTAAGGTGCATCTAGATGGATACAATCAACTTCCGCACCTCACGGGCCAGCAGGAGCGGGGTGCGCGCAAGGAATTCATCTATTTCAACGACGATGGCGATCTAGTTTCCCTGCGCTATGAGAATTGGAAGTTCGTCTTCGAGGAGCAGCGCGCTCCCGGCACGTTGCTGGTGTGGGCCGAGCCGTTCACTAAGCTACGCCTGCCGAAGCTGTTCGATTTGCGGGCCGATCCATACGAACGAGCCGATATTACGTCGAACACTTACTATGACTGGCTGCTGTCCCAAGGCTACGTGATCGTCGCGGCCCAGGCTGTCGTCGGACAATTCCTTGCGTCGTTCAAGGACTATCCTCCAAGTCAGCGCGCCCAGAGCTTCACCATCGATCAAATCGTCGAGAAAATGCAGAGGAGCCTAGAGGCTGCTCATTAG
- a CDS encoding DUF1254 domain-containing protein: MKRSILSVMMMLLTIVSAVGQNSSGDKLNRSAIERRAVEAVIWGMPAVNLDLMLQAMIGSTKGKPNQIVYWSRLPDWKNQTLTPNPDVVYLMPFFNTKDVGPMVLEIPPADDGVINGTVMDAWQVPLEDVGPAGVDKGKGGKYLILPPGYAAVVPDGYIALPSPNYQGYALLRSILQSGSDADVAKAVAYAKRIKVYPLAQAANPPPTTFVDAIDVVYDSTIPYDARFFRSLDRVVQMEPWLARDKMMIDMLKSIGIEKGKPFNPDAQTEDVLDSAVREARALLEIRYEGMFRPYFDISRWSLPAMPDYLKASSNGFSDPNAYPVDSRGLAFTFAFFTPKHLGQGQSYLMTLKDKEGQNLDGDKSYRLTVPPNAPVSQYWSATVYDRATHGLIRNMTRSGRGSQSPGLQKNADGSVDIYFGPKAPTGRETNWVPTNSSGQFEVLFRLYGPEKAYVEKTWKLPDIERVSAQ; encoded by the coding sequence ATGAAGAGATCGATACTTTCAGTAATGATGATGTTGTTAACGATCGTCTCCGCGGTCGGGCAAAATTCATCGGGTGACAAGCTGAACCGCAGCGCCATCGAACGACGCGCGGTTGAGGCTGTGATCTGGGGCATGCCGGCGGTTAATCTGGACCTGATGCTTCAAGCGATGATCGGCAGCACCAAAGGTAAGCCCAATCAGATTGTCTATTGGTCCCGACTTCCGGATTGGAAAAACCAGACTCTGACCCCTAATCCTGACGTGGTCTATCTCATGCCGTTCTTCAATACCAAGGACGTCGGTCCCATGGTGTTGGAAATCCCGCCGGCCGATGATGGTGTGATCAACGGTACCGTCATGGACGCTTGGCAAGTGCCTCTTGAGGATGTGGGGCCGGCTGGCGTCGACAAGGGCAAAGGCGGCAAATATCTGATCTTGCCGCCCGGCTATGCGGCCGTCGTTCCGGACGGCTACATCGCTCTGCCCTCGCCGAACTACCAGGGCTACGCACTGTTGCGTTCAATTCTCCAGAGCGGCAGCGATGCGGATGTCGCCAAGGCGGTTGCCTATGCCAAGCGGATCAAGGTCTATCCGCTCGCGCAGGCGGCCAACCCGCCGCCGACCACATTCGTTGATGCGATCGACGTCGTCTACGACTCCACGATACCTTACGATGCAAGGTTCTTTCGGTCGCTCGACCGCGTTGTGCAGATGGAGCCGTGGCTCGCGCGCGACAAGATGATGATCGACATGCTCAAGTCGATCGGCATCGAGAAGGGCAAGCCGTTCAATCCGGATGCCCAAACGGAAGACGTCCTGGATTCGGCCGTGCGCGAGGCCCGCGCGCTGCTGGAAATCAGGTACGAAGGCATGTTCAGACCCTATTTCGATATCAGCCGCTGGTCGCTCCCGGCGATGCCTGACTATCTCAAGGCGTCATCAAACGGCTTCTCGGATCCCAACGCATATCCCGTCGACAGTCGCGGCCTTGCGTTCACCTTTGCCTTCTTCACGCCGAAGCATCTCGGGCAGGGCCAGTCCTATCTGATGACCCTCAAGGACAAGGAAGGACAGAATTTGGACGGCGACAAGAGCTATCGCCTTACCGTGCCCCCAAACGCGCCGGTGAGCCAGTATTGGTCGGCGACGGTCTACGATCGTGCCACACACGGCCTTATTCGCAACATGACCCGTTCGGGTCGCGGATCGCAAAGCCCTGGGCTGCAAAAGAACGCGGATGGCTCGGTGGACATCTATTTCGGACCGAAGGCGCCAACTGGCCGGGAGACGAACTGGGTGCCGACGAATTCGAGTGGGCAATTCGAAGTGCTGTTTCGCTTGTATGGCCCCGAAAAGGCTTACGTCGAGAAGACCTGGAAGCTGCCGGATATCGAGCGGGTTTCTGCTCAGTAA
- a CDS encoding DUF1254 domain-containing protein has product MRPNRREAISLLAGAAPAALGAFAATGTVVPANAQGAKPGKAGAAAGVNGPQTIETRIGPLEFTHDFANGYPTDATIDKLYDERDFQRACQAYLWSLPAVAFTSFQHGLTKELGARNGQIVSLLSYEAKRSVLTANATTPYYLGFADLSAGPLVLEMPTRGVQGAMNDSLQHAIPGTGAPGKYLVLGPGQNAPDNVDGFIVRRSPTVNIFLGVRLTDPDPESVKAALAQLRMYPYAQRDNPPKMEVLDAGTKAWSGLPPRGMAYWERLDDVIQSEPIEPRDIFYHAMLRPLGLEKGLPFKPDARQTRILTDAALIGEAMAKANTAERRFAGSQYRSDAHWDFALQLDADDPDAFWNLLDERASWFYEAIGAGPDMAPKRPGPSSAYLGAYKDKAGEWLDGGRSYRLRVPPNPPIKLFWSVTLYDVDTRALILNQQKIADRSSRMDLRRNADGSVDIHCGPQAPAGFVQNWIPTVPGKNWFAYFRFYQPTEAYFDRSWPLPDFEQV; this is encoded by the coding sequence ATGAGGCCCAATCGTCGAGAAGCGATCTCGCTGCTCGCCGGCGCTGCGCCTGCGGCACTCGGCGCATTTGCTGCCACCGGAACGGTAGTCCCGGCCAATGCCCAGGGCGCGAAGCCAGGCAAAGCGGGGGCGGCGGCGGGCGTGAACGGGCCTCAGACAATAGAAACGCGCATCGGCCCGCTTGAATTTACCCACGACTTCGCCAACGGCTACCCGACCGACGCGACGATCGACAAGCTCTACGACGAGCGCGATTTTCAACGCGCCTGCCAGGCCTATCTCTGGTCCCTTCCGGCGGTCGCGTTCACTTCGTTTCAGCACGGACTCACGAAGGAGCTCGGCGCCAGGAACGGACAGATCGTGTCCCTGCTGTCTTATGAGGCAAAGCGCAGCGTCCTGACCGCCAATGCCACGACGCCGTACTATCTCGGGTTCGCCGATCTTTCCGCGGGACCGCTGGTATTGGAAATGCCGACGCGCGGCGTCCAGGGTGCGATGAACGACTCATTGCAGCACGCCATTCCGGGGACCGGAGCGCCCGGCAAGTATCTCGTGTTGGGGCCGGGGCAGAACGCGCCGGACAACGTCGACGGCTTCATCGTGCGTCGCTCGCCAACCGTCAACATCTTCCTCGGCGTGCGACTGACCGATCCCGATCCGGAAAGTGTGAAGGCGGCGCTGGCGCAACTGCGGATGTATCCCTACGCGCAGCGCGACAATCCGCCTAAGATGGAGGTCCTGGACGCGGGCACGAAAGCATGGAGCGGTCTGCCGCCGCGCGGGATGGCGTATTGGGAGCGGCTCGATGACGTGATTCAGAGTGAGCCTATCGAGCCGCGCGACATCTTCTACCACGCGATGCTGCGGCCGCTCGGCTTGGAAAAGGGCCTACCCTTCAAGCCGGACGCGCGGCAGACGAGGATCCTGACCGATGCCGCGTTGATCGGCGAGGCCATGGCGAAAGCCAATACCGCGGAGCGCCGCTTCGCGGGTTCGCAATATCGGTCCGACGCCCACTGGGACTTCGCGTTGCAACTGGACGCCGACGATCCCGATGCATTCTGGAACCTGCTCGACGAGCGCGCCTCCTGGTTCTACGAAGCAATCGGCGCTGGGCCGGACATGGCGCCCAAGCGGCCAGGACCTTCGTCGGCGTACCTCGGCGCATACAAGGACAAGGCCGGGGAGTGGCTGGACGGCGGCAGATCGTATCGCCTGCGCGTTCCGCCCAATCCGCCGATCAAGCTGTTCTGGTCAGTGACGCTGTACGACGTCGATACGCGCGCGCTGATCCTGAACCAGCAGAAGATTGCCGATCGCTCCTCGCGCATGGACCTGCGGCGGAACGCGGACGGCTCGGTGGACATCCATTGCGGACCGCAGGCGCCGGCCGGGTTCGTACAAAACTGGATTCCGACCGTCCCCGGCAAGAACTGGTTTGCGTATTTCCGCTTCTACCAGCCGACCGAGGCTTATTTCGACCGGTCCTGGCCGTTGCCGGACTTCGAGCAGGTCTAG